The Desulfomonilia bacterium genome includes a region encoding these proteins:
- the aroQ gene encoding type II 3-dehydroquinate dehydratase, with product MKVLIINGPNLNMLGKRETSVYGTTTLADIEKMIREKAQILGAEIDFFQSNHEGELIDRIHKAGIEKMDGIIINPGGFTHTSVALRDAMLAADIPFVEVHISNVAKREDFRHKSFFSDIAIGTIAGLGPIGYCLALEGLAGWKRG from the coding sequence ATGAAGGTTCTGATAATTAACGGCCCGAATCTCAATATGCTCGGAAAAAGGGAGACATCTGTTTACGGGACCACCACCCTTGCCGATATCGAGAAGATGATCAGGGAAAAGGCTCAAATACTCGGAGCAGAAATCGATTTTTTTCAATCGAACCATGAAGGGGAGCTTATTGACAGGATTCACAAGGCCGGAATTGAAAAGATGGACGGCATCATCATCAACCCAGGCGGATTTACCCACACATCTGTAGCATTGCGCGATGCCATGCTGGCGGCAGATATCCCGTTTGTCGAAGTCCACATAAGTAATGTCGCGAAACGTGAAGATTTCAGACATAAGAGCTTTTTCTCCGATATCGCCATAGGGACCATAGCGGGTCTGGGTCCCATAGGGTACTGCCTTGCCCTTGAGGGACTGGCCGGATGGAAACGAGGCTAG
- the gspK gene encoding type II secretion system minor pseudopilin GspK yields the protein MRPLIKDKKGVVLILVLAVCALFYILIFNFKSDQGMDRALAYNFRDSLQLQYLGSAGVEAAMSILADDDNEYDADDEDWAKFSQFMMVASGSLEDMNIEGKITDECSKLDINSLVELDGDIYKKNEFRAAQLKRLMIDVLKIDISDKEADDLINSICDWIDIDNEPQPNGGAEDDYYKTLDEPYDCKDGPMDSPEEILLVKGMKKEWYYGTEDYKGIGQFITAGTNSMGKGVVNLNTASKEVLMCLAPRIDEMTAEQIIDCRPFKKTDEVLKCIPNYDTLVEDPNEAAKLKAMLDIQSTMFSVDIKGTIVSTGATINTKAKLFVIDNGTPQIVYYKIY from the coding sequence ATGAGACCGCTGATCAAGGATAAAAAAGGGGTGGTGCTTATTCTTGTGCTGGCTGTATGTGCGCTGTTCTACATACTCATATTCAATTTCAAATCCGATCAGGGCATGGACCGGGCGCTTGCCTATAATTTCAGGGATTCCCTCCAGTTGCAGTATCTGGGAAGCGCAGGGGTTGAGGCTGCAATGTCCATACTGGCTGATGACGACAACGAATATGATGCTGATGATGAAGACTGGGCCAAGTTTTCTCAATTCATGATGGTGGCGAGCGGCAGTCTTGAAGATATGAACATAGAAGGAAAAATTACAGACGAGTGTTCCAAGCTCGATATAAACAGCCTGGTCGAACTTGATGGCGACATATATAAAAAGAATGAATTCAGGGCGGCACAGCTTAAGAGACTGATGATTGATGTCCTTAAGATAGATATATCTGACAAAGAGGCTGATGATCTTATTAACAGTATTTGTGACTGGATCGACATTGATAATGAACCTCAGCCGAACGGCGGTGCTGAGGATGATTATTACAAGACGCTGGACGAGCCTTACGACTGCAAGGACGGTCCAATGGACTCGCCGGAAGAAATCCTTCTGGTCAAAGGCATGAAAAAGGAATGGTATTACGGTACAGAAGACTACAAGGGCATAGGACAGTTCATAACGGCCGGGACAAATTCAATGGGCAAGGGTGTAGTAAATTTGAATACCGCTTCGAAAGAGGTGCTGATGTGCCTTGCCCCAAGGATTGATGAAATGACTGCCGAACAGATCATTGACTGCAGACCGTTTAAAAAAACAGATGAAGTGCTTAAATGCATCCCGAATTACGATACGCTGGTGGAAGACCCGAATGAGGCTGCCAAACTGAAGGCGATGCTTGACATACAAAGCACCATGTTCAGTGTGGACATCAAAGGTACCATAGTATCAACTGGTGCTACGATTAATACAAAAGCAAAGCTCTTTGTGATTGATAATGGTACCCCGCAAATAGTATATTATAAAATATATTAA
- the aroC gene encoding chorismate synthase, translated as MLTFYTAGESHGRGIFAFLDGIPAGLEISKEAVDNDLARRQMGYGRGGRMKIEKDKVDVLSGIRGGITLGSPVLLAVWNVDFENWKSFMDPFSIIPGKELYTPRPGHADLSGAIRFGHKDLRNVLERSSARETAGRVAAGGFLRCLLKVLGIEVYGFVTGIGKARFDGEFDIMKRDASSVFCPDPAASEEMEKEIEKAIKDGDTLGGNFRIEVTGLPAGIGSSAQWDKRLDTMISAFMMSIPAIKAVQIGKGTLSGEMRGSVLHDEIYAGGKRGTNNAGGIEGGISNGENIIVTCTMKPIPTLIKGLNSIDIRSGAEVKAQYERSDYCAVPAASVAGEAMMIIAIARAILNDYGQANIDELKYAFDEHRRRSILR; from the coding sequence ATGCTGACATTCTATACGGCTGGAGAATCACACGGCAGGGGAATATTTGCCTTTCTTGACGGGATACCTGCGGGACTCGAGATTTCAAAAGAGGCTGTTGATAACGACCTTGCCAGGCGGCAAATGGGTTACGGCCGTGGCGGACGGATGAAGATAGAAAAAGACAAGGTTGATGTCCTGTCCGGTATTCGCGGCGGCATAACTCTGGGAAGCCCGGTACTTCTAGCTGTGTGGAATGTCGATTTTGAAAACTGGAAAAGTTTTATGGACCCTTTCAGCATAATTCCGGGAAAAGAACTTTATACGCCCAGACCCGGGCATGCGGACTTGTCAGGCGCAATAAGGTTCGGCCACAAGGATTTGCGCAATGTCCTGGAAAGGAGCAGCGCAAGAGAAACAGCAGGAAGGGTTGCCGCGGGCGGATTTTTAAGGTGCCTGTTAAAAGTGCTCGGCATCGAGGTTTACGGCTTCGTCACAGGAATAGGGAAGGCGAGGTTCGATGGTGAGTTTGATATAATGAAAAGAGACGCATCGAGTGTTTTCTGTCCTGACCCGGCGGCATCGGAAGAAATGGAAAAGGAAATTGAAAAGGCCATCAAGGATGGTGACACCCTGGGTGGAAATTTCAGGATAGAGGTCACAGGGCTTCCTGCCGGCATCGGCTCATCCGCACAGTGGGACAAGAGGCTGGATACGATGATATCCGCATTCATGATGTCCATTCCTGCGATTAAAGCTGTACAGATTGGAAAGGGTACACTGTCGGGTGAGATGAGAGGCTCTGTTCTTCATGATGAAATATACGCAGGAGGCAAAAGGGGAACGAACAATGCAGGCGGTATTGAAGGCGGCATTTCAAACGGAGAGAATATTATCGTCACATGCACGATGAAACCTATTCCAACGCTTATCAAGGGGCTAAATTCAATTGACATCAGAAGCGGTGCGGAAGTGAAGGCGCAATATGAACGCTCCGATTACTGCGCAGTGCCTGCCGCAAGCGTTGCAGGCGAGGCAATGATGATTATTGCAATCGCCAGAGCAATATTAAACGATTACGGTCAGGCAAATATTGACGAGTTGAAATATGCATTTGATGAACACAGGAGGCGTTCGATACTTCGATGA
- a CDS encoding Xaa-Pro peptidase family protein gives METRLARARAYLSDGLDALLLVSRPNILWVTGFTGTDAALIITSDQVRLFVDSRYTVQAELETSYDVQEISQKWEEIGLFLTERKISRIGFESNILDYDMATKLKEIFSGVELVPAGSMLRDLRIIKDGVEVRKIVQAAEISEKVMKSILEKGIIGRTERDVAIEIEYEMRRSGADGPSFETIVASGPRSAMPHASPTDKIIGRKEAVVFDFGCIYEGYCSDQTVTVFTGEPDAEFKDVYAKVWKAQQRAIEGIAPGKKASDIDALARGYLDENGLEHCYGHGTGHGVGMEVHEPPAISPRSGDSIRQGMVITIEPAAYFEGRYGIRIEDCLFVTDSSCKHLTNIAKGAIIIAD, from the coding sequence ATGGAAACGAGGCTAGCAAGGGCCAGGGCGTATCTCTCCGACGGCCTTGATGCGCTTCTTTTGGTATCCAGGCCCAATATTTTATGGGTCACCGGTTTCACTGGCACGGATGCTGCGCTCATAATTACGAGTGATCAGGTAAGGCTCTTTGTCGATTCGCGATACACGGTCCAGGCTGAACTTGAAACTTCTTATGATGTTCAGGAAATTTCTCAGAAGTGGGAAGAAATCGGCCTCTTTCTGACGGAAAGGAAGATATCAAGAATCGGTTTTGAATCGAATATCCTTGATTACGATATGGCCACGAAGCTCAAGGAGATATTTTCAGGTGTGGAGCTTGTGCCTGCAGGGAGTATGCTCAGGGACCTTAGAATAATCAAGGACGGCGTAGAGGTCAGGAAAATAGTTCAGGCGGCAGAGATATCAGAAAAGGTAATGAAAAGCATCCTTGAGAAGGGCATCATTGGAAGGACCGAAAGGGATGTTGCAATCGAGATTGAATATGAGATGAGAAGGTCAGGGGCGGATGGCCCGTCATTCGAGACAATTGTGGCATCGGGTCCGAGAAGCGCAATGCCGCATGCTTCCCCGACGGATAAGATAATCGGCAGAAAGGAGGCTGTCGTCTTCGATTTCGGATGCATATATGAAGGATACTGTTCCGACCAGACAGTTACCGTATTCACGGGAGAACCGGATGCTGAGTTCAAGGATGTCTATGCAAAGGTTTGGAAAGCCCAGCAGAGGGCCATCGAAGGAATCGCGCCTGGGAAAAAGGCCTCGGATATAGATGCGCTTGCAAGGGGCTATCTTGATGAAAACGGGCTGGAACACTGCTATGGACACGGTACGGGTCATGGCGTAGGCATGGAGGTTCACGAACCGCCCGCAATTTCTCCAAGATCGGGCGATTCAATCAGACAGGGTATGGTTATAACAATTGAGCCTGCCGCATATTTTGAAGGAAGGTACGGCATACGCATTGAGGATTGCCTTTTTGTAACAGATAGCTCTTGCAAGCACCTTACAAATATTGCTAAGGGTGCTATAATAATAGCCGACTGA
- the gspM gene encoding type II secretion system protein GspM — MKINLKDAINLNGVIKLKDELNDKLNQKLTRREKQYLFAGCCFAMIFILVIFVMLPLGRLNARMEKNIDIKEKQLNKVYEIGSKIKAIESANASSRASRGDFTVFGYLEDLAGKQNIKDKIEYMKPVTLADNKREAVEIRIKGVSEGDLIGFLYGIDTSPTNLKFNRFNLRKSEKDKTIDVTFQVQING; from the coding sequence ATGAAAATTAATCTGAAGGATGCCATTAATCTGAATGGTGTGATCAAGTTAAAGGATGAATTGAATGACAAGCTGAATCAGAAGCTTACCAGGAGAGAGAAACAATACCTTTTTGCAGGCTGCTGTTTTGCCATGATCTTTATTCTGGTTATATTCGTCATGCTTCCACTGGGAAGGCTCAATGCCAGGATGGAGAAAAATATTGATATTAAGGAAAAGCAGTTAAATAAGGTATATGAAATCGGTTCGAAGATTAAGGCGATTGAATCCGCAAATGCAAGCAGCCGGGCGTCGAGGGGTGATTTCACCGTATTCGGATACCTTGAGGATCTTGCCGGGAAACAGAATATCAAGGACAAAATAGAGTATATGAAACCTGTGACACTGGCCGACAACAAGAGAGAGGCTGTGGAAATAAGGATCAAGGGGGTTTCCGAAGGAGATCTGATAGGATTTTTATATGGTATTGATACTTCGCCGACCAATCTGAAGTTCAATCGTTTCAATCTAAGAAAATCGGAGAAGGATAAAACCATAGATGTCACTTTTCAGGTGCAGATAAATGGATAA
- a CDS encoding phosphoribosyltransferase: protein MDLNNKKSNFPKAINITWDDLENLVWDVYLNLNETGYDPDVVIAVARGGLVPARILLDYLQKKHICTFQMGHLTGDMTITENPILIYPLPEINLTDKKVLVVDDVSDEGMTMNAVVNYLSSKVGDIKTAVLVSKKDSRFKADFCPRVMDDWRWVLFPWSKHEDLVIFTEKALQITGGATIEEIIGILEDSMNLEIATRDIEKALSDMSISGEIEERDGAWHLL, encoded by the coding sequence ATGGACTTGAACAATAAGAAAAGCAATTTTCCAAAAGCGATAAACATAACCTGGGATGACCTGGAAAATCTAGTCTGGGATGTCTATTTGAATCTCAACGAGACAGGCTATGACCCTGATGTGGTTATTGCGGTTGCAAGGGGAGGGCTTGTCCCTGCAAGAATACTGCTCGATTACCTTCAGAAAAAACATATATGTACATTCCAGATGGGTCATCTGACAGGCGATATGACAATTACTGAAAATCCGATACTGATATATCCGCTCCCGGAAATCAACCTTACCGATAAGAAAGTGCTTGTTGTCGATGATGTCAGCGATGAAGGCATGACCATGAATGCGGTTGTAAACTACCTGAGTTCAAAGGTTGGAGATATAAAAACAGCGGTTCTTGTCAGTAAAAAGGACAGCAGATTCAAGGCGGATTTCTGTCCCAGGGTCATGGATGACTGGCGGTGGGTGCTGTTCCCGTGGTCCAAGCATGAAGACCTGGTCATATTTACCGAGAAAGCTCTCCAGATAACAGGCGGTGCTACAATTGAAGAGATAATAGGGATACTTGAAGATTCAATGAACCTGGAGATAGCCACGCGGGATATCGAAAAAGCGCTCTCGGACATGAGCATATCGGGAGAGATTGAAGAGCGCGACGGGGCATGGCACCTTCTCTGA
- a CDS encoding PilN domain-containing protein — protein sequence MARYSLGVYGDDTEIQACLFNSGESTIEKLIRRRRDVAHGRPVKSFEEDVKSLISEIGFRAEKNITALSGQYVMYRQMKRPFTDRKKIAETVGPEAETLLPVGDDLKVDFVIVGKDDAGETLIEAAAARKTEVEKIVSGLRNAGIDPEVLEAPSSAIGAGARNIFNLGEEKGYVVIHMGWRDTSICILHGNVVKHMGSLPQGFEMLLESVAKDMAISINDAFEKAMETGIDGGGHLDRLIMEVMISLYKIPREVENYIAIPAGYATCINDFSTMLESSEIYNSQPSFKGIIYDGSTKDMMLSFMSVSLAFRGEDKVDMVNFYQNANPFTAQLGKLKAQFGVWVKAAVILVVLWGIGYTADTVLKSRISHKLDAQVKKQFAMLMPPGSPMVDPVIQLEQRLKTLNSEYGTGAGAGQSPLAVMRELSEKIPADLNTVIDSLTLDESALTISGTTDSYENVEKIKSGISKIPFIREVKIISANVNKNDQKVIFKLTCSMGGPK from the coding sequence ATGGCAAGATACTCTCTGGGTGTTTACGGAGACGATACCGAAATACAGGCATGCCTTTTTAACTCTGGAGAATCCACCATTGAGAAGCTTATAAGACGAAGGAGAGATGTTGCTCACGGCCGTCCTGTCAAGAGCTTTGAAGAAGACGTCAAATCGCTTATTTCCGAGATTGGTTTTCGTGCAGAAAAAAACATAACCGCATTATCAGGCCAGTATGTCATGTACCGCCAGATGAAAAGGCCTTTCACCGACAGAAAGAAGATTGCGGAGACGGTTGGCCCGGAGGCGGAGACTCTGCTCCCTGTCGGGGATGACCTTAAGGTTGATTTCGTAATAGTCGGCAAGGATGATGCAGGTGAGACTCTCATCGAGGCTGCTGCGGCCAGAAAGACAGAGGTTGAAAAAATAGTATCGGGCTTAAGGAACGCGGGAATTGATCCCGAAGTCCTGGAAGCCCCTTCATCGGCAATAGGAGCCGGGGCCAGGAACATATTCAATCTGGGAGAAGAAAAGGGATACGTCGTAATCCATATGGGATGGAGAGACACATCCATCTGTATATTACACGGAAATGTGGTCAAGCATATGGGTTCTCTGCCTCAGGGTTTTGAAATGCTTCTGGAGTCTGTGGCGAAAGATATGGCGATAAGCATAAACGACGCATTCGAAAAAGCCATGGAAACAGGTATTGACGGAGGCGGCCATCTCGACAGGCTTATAATGGAAGTGATGATATCTCTGTATAAGATTCCGCGGGAGGTTGAGAACTATATAGCGATACCTGCCGGTTATGCCACCTGCATTAACGATTTTTCCACAATGCTCGAGAGTTCGGAAATATACAACAGCCAGCCGTCCTTTAAAGGTATCATATATGACGGCTCGACAAAGGACATGATGCTCTCGTTCATGTCCGTATCACTTGCCTTCAGGGGTGAAGACAAGGTCGACATGGTGAATTTCTATCAAAACGCCAATCCTTTTACAGCTCAACTGGGAAAATTGAAGGCACAATTCGGTGTCTGGGTAAAGGCAGCCGTCATTCTTGTCGTGCTGTGGGGTATCGGCTATACGGCGGACACTGTTCTGAAAAGCCGGATCAGCCACAAGCTTGATGCGCAGGTAAAAAAACAGTTTGCAATGCTTATGCCGCCCGGGTCCCCGATGGTAGACCCTGTTATTCAGCTTGAGCAAAGGCTCAAAACCCTCAATTCCGAATATGGAACCGGTGCAGGTGCAGGACAATCGCCCCTTGCCGTTATGAGAGAACTGAGCGAAAAGATTCCGGCGGATCTGAATACGGTAATTGATTCCCTGACACTTGATGAAAGTGCGCTGACTATCTCAGGCACGACGGATTCATATGAAAATGTCGAAAAAATCAAATCAGGCATTTCTAAGATCCCGTTTATAAGGGAAGTGAAAATCATATCCGCAAATGTAAACAAAAATGATCAGAAGGTCATATTCAAATTAACCTGTTCCATGGGCGGTCCAAAATGA
- the gspN gene encoding type II secretion system protein GspN: MDNATAAKPNFWKKTLYIVYGVFCVLLFSYLLFPYYALKPKFEDALSRVIDMDVSINAIKPALPIGWTMIGLDISDEHVMDSLTLKPKILPLFIGRFALGVKMTEGKGSLKGRIATTFLKIGNRIDVDLSMKKFELAVVRHFSKKLEELSGTVSGEVDVTYIKKEPERSKGEINLLVDNGQIPINIPGFPIAAIPFSKFELKADMDKGLLKISKADLSGNDVSGNMRGDMKMGDSIENSDLNFVVGLRLSPAYRSFLGSSGNENVRISIGGKLGSPRTNFN; the protein is encoded by the coding sequence ATGGATAATGCAACTGCAGCAAAACCCAATTTCTGGAAGAAAACTCTTTATATTGTCTATGGGGTTTTCTGTGTTCTGCTGTTTTCATATCTGCTGTTTCCCTATTATGCATTAAAGCCGAAATTCGAAGATGCTTTGAGCAGGGTCATTGACATGGATGTTTCCATAAACGCGATTAAGCCCGCATTGCCTATAGGATGGACGATGATCGGACTTGATATATCTGATGAGCATGTCATGGACAGCCTGACATTAAAACCGAAGATACTCCCCCTGTTCATCGGCCGGTTCGCTCTGGGCGTTAAAATGACGGAAGGGAAGGGTTCGCTCAAAGGGCGCATTGCCACGACCTTTTTAAAGATCGGGAACAGGATTGATGTCGATCTGAGCATGAAGAAGTTCGAACTGGCAGTAGTGAGGCATTTTTCCAAAAAGCTCGAGGAGTTGTCTGGTACAGTGAGCGGCGAGGTGGATGTTACATACATAAAGAAAGAACCTGAAAGATCAAAAGGTGAAATAAACCTCCTTGTCGACAACGGTCAGATACCGATTAACATACCGGGCTTTCCTATTGCTGCCATCCCGTTCAGTAAGTTTGAGCTGAAGGCGGATATGGATAAGGGATTATTGAAAATCTCCAAGGCTGATCTGTCAGGGAACGATGTTTCGGGCAATATGCGCGGCGATATGAAAATGGGGGACAGTATTGAGAACTCTGACCTTAATTTTGTAGTCGGTCTGAGGCTTTCACCAGCTTACAGGTCTTTTCTCGGATCGTCAGGAAATGAAAATGTCAGGATCTCTATCGGGGGAAAATTGGGTTCACCTAGAACGAATTTCAATTAG
- a CDS encoding HAD family hydrolase: protein MNRAISFDLDGTLTTRTFVDAVWEEGVPSSVSRSYKIPEEAARFICRNAYEIIGDRSIRYYQLPFWLKHFGLDEDADEIIRNFSHRIALYSDVIPTLSRLKQQGFKLIIFSNATRLFLDEEMSRGGLNPYFDLVVSLPDDWNMLKSGPYAFSRLENVAGPFIHVGDSIHHDFMAPVKAGYDACHIFRGKGERHESSIDSLDEILGIVNG from the coding sequence ATGAACAGGGCAATATCCTTCGACCTGGACGGGACTCTTACCACCCGTACATTCGTCGATGCCGTCTGGGAAGAGGGGGTTCCTTCAAGTGTATCTCGGAGCTATAAGATCCCTGAAGAAGCGGCGAGATTTATATGCCGGAACGCCTACGAGATTATAGGAGACAGGTCAATCAGATATTACCAGCTTCCTTTCTGGCTTAAACATTTCGGGCTTGATGAAGATGCAGATGAAATAATCAGAAATTTCTCCCATCGCATAGCGCTTTACAGCGATGTCATACCGACCCTCAGCAGGCTTAAGCAGCAGGGTTTCAAGCTTATAATATTTTCAAACGCAACAAGGCTCTTTCTTGATGAAGAGATGAGCAGAGGCGGGTTGAACCCCTATTTTGACCTTGTAGTTTCACTCCCTGATGACTGGAATATGCTCAAGTCGGGCCCATACGCCTTCAGCAGGCTCGAGAATGTTGCAGGTCCATTCATCCATGTGGGCGACAGCATTCATCATGATTTCATGGCGCCTGTAAAAGCGGGCTATGACGCCTGCCATATATTCCGAGGTAAAGGTGAAAGGCATGAAAGCTCGATAGATTCGCTTGATGAGATTCTGGGTATTGTAAATGGATGA
- the aroB gene encoding 3-dehydroquinate synthase — MIFLTGFMGTGKTTIGAELAKIMSQPFIDMDEVIVSKTGSTIPEIFKYAGEKAFRMIERDVLFEVAGKGTGIVSTGGGAPVNPLNRAVMKASGAIINLTAPLDVLRKRVGRDSNRPNWNDGIEKLFDSRRTAYSDADLIIDTNRLSVKGSAKKIKKFIETAPEPVPVLLENQPYPVYIGKGIFDGLDALISRHMKPEGIFCLVDENVSRLYKSKIKKAVSGFRHLIMEVPAGEGSKSCEFLDKVLSEMLSSGMNRQWSCLAIGGGVTGDLSGFASGVFMRGIPVVQVPTTLLSQVDASIGGKTGINHEKGKNLIGLFKQPAFVVCDTKFLDTLEKEEITGGMGEVVKYGIIMDRVIFDGLENEGLDMETVVRMCCRDKAYVVARDELEGSLRRILNFGHTLGHAIEQYYEFKMHHGEAVAMGMEFACFLSGELGLMKSSEISRVKKLMDKYGMVSGRYSLPPAGRVGTAMAVDKKSASDGINFVLAKGIGGFEVRKLKLDFILDAYKRYSRGYKKGVR; from the coding sequence ATGATCTTTCTTACTGGATTCATGGGAACTGGCAAGACAACTATAGGCGCAGAGCTTGCGAAGATAATGTCTCAGCCGTTTATCGACATGGATGAAGTAATTGTCTCAAAGACAGGTTCCACCATTCCCGAAATTTTCAAATATGCCGGCGAGAAGGCATTTCGTATGATAGAAAGGGATGTCCTCTTTGAAGTAGCCGGTAAAGGTACAGGTATTGTCTCAACCGGCGGCGGCGCGCCTGTAAATCCATTGAATCGTGCTGTCATGAAGGCATCAGGTGCGATAATAAACCTTACGGCGCCGCTAGATGTCCTCAGAAAACGTGTGGGCAGGGACAGCAACAGACCGAACTGGAACGATGGAATCGAAAAGCTTTTCGATTCGCGCCGGACCGCCTACTCGGACGCAGATCTGATAATCGATACAAATCGACTGAGCGTAAAAGGATCGGCAAAGAAAATAAAGAAATTCATAGAAACCGCACCAGAGCCTGTGCCGGTGCTTCTGGAAAACCAGCCTTACCCTGTCTATATCGGTAAGGGAATATTCGACGGGCTTGATGCACTTATCAGCCGCCATATGAAACCCGAAGGCATTTTCTGCCTTGTCGATGAAAATGTATCAAGGCTTTACAAAAGTAAAATCAAAAAGGCAGTTTCCGGATTCAGGCACCTAATAATGGAAGTCCCGGCGGGTGAAGGGTCTAAGAGCTGCGAGTTTCTTGATAAGGTTCTTTCAGAAATGCTTTCATCCGGTATGAACCGGCAGTGGTCCTGCCTCGCAATCGGCGGGGGCGTTACCGGGGATCTTTCCGGGTTTGCATCGGGCGTTTTCATGAGGGGGATTCCTGTTGTCCAGGTGCCCACTACGCTGCTTTCACAAGTGGATGCAAGCATTGGGGGCAAGACCGGAATAAACCATGAAAAGGGCAAAAATCTGATAGGCCTGTTCAAACAGCCTGCATTCGTTGTGTGTGATACAAAGTTTCTTGATACACTTGAAAAGGAAGAAATCACAGGCGGTATGGGAGAGGTCGTTAAATACGGCATCATTATGGACAGGGTCATTTTCGACGGTCTTGAGAATGAAGGCCTCGATATGGAAACTGTTGTCAGGATGTGCTGCAGGGACAAGGCGTATGTGGTGGCCAGAGATGAACTGGAAGGATCACTGAGACGTATCCTCAATTTCGGACATACGCTCGGCCATGCAATCGAGCAGTATTATGAATTTAAAATGCATCATGGCGAGGCGGTCGCCATGGGTATGGAGTTTGCGTGTTTCCTTTCCGGTGAACTCGGTCTGATGAAGAGCAGTGAAATATCCAGGGTGAAAAAGCTAATGGACAAATACGGCATGGTCTCGGGCAGATATTCTCTTCCCCCGGCTGGCAGAGTCGGCACGGCAATGGCGGTCGACAAGAAGTCCGCTTCCGATGGCATCAATTTCGTTCTGGCAAAGGGGATAGGCGGCTTTGAGGTCAGAAAATTGAAACTGGATTTCATACTTGATGCATATAAGAGGTATTCACGTGGATATAAAAAAGGCGTTCGCTGA
- the accB gene encoding acetyl-CoA carboxylase biotin carboxyl carrier protein yields the protein MNLKTLKDVIDIIKGTDIVELEWTPERIHVVRGIKPQPEKASSEPRAMTKVEEKPTITVTSPLVGTFYRASVPEAQPFVQVGDRVAKGQCLCVIEAMKLMNEIESHVNGTVSAILKQDGERVGYGDPLFIIEGL from the coding sequence ATGAATCTGAAAACACTCAAAGATGTTATTGATATTATCAAAGGGACGGATATCGTCGAGCTTGAATGGACACCCGAAAGGATCCATGTCGTAAGAGGAATCAAACCGCAGCCAGAAAAAGCATCTTCAGAGCCGAGGGCAATGACCAAGGTAGAAGAAAAGCCGACTATTACAGTGACCTCACCACTTGTAGGCACTTTTTACAGGGCTTCCGTTCCTGAAGCCCAACCGTTTGTGCAGGTGGGTGACAGGGTGGCAAAAGGGCAATGCCTCTGCGTAATTGAGGCTATGAAGCTGATGAACGAGATAGAGTCTCATGTGAACGGCACAGTATCGGCTATTTTGAAACAGGATGGCGAAAGGGTCGGATATGGAGACCCTCTTTTTATAATTGAAGGATTATAA
- the efp gene encoding elongation factor P, with the protein MQYSTADFRKGLRIELDKEPFIIVDFQHVKPGKGGAFVRTKMKSLVSGRVLEKTFRSGEKVDVPDLEDKNMVYLYNDDSGYHFMDNETYEQMALTEDHMGDTLGYLKENCIVDILFHNKKPIGVELPNFLELKVVETVPGVRGNTVSGGTKPAKLETGATIQVPLFINEGDLLKVDTRNGTYIERVS; encoded by the coding sequence ATGCAATATTCGACAGCGGATTTCAGAAAGGGACTGAGGATAGAGCTTGATAAGGAGCCGTTCATCATTGTTGATTTTCAGCATGTCAAACCCGGAAAGGGCGGGGCTTTCGTAAGGACAAAAATGAAAAGCCTTGTTTCGGGCCGTGTTCTCGAAAAGACATTTCGATCCGGAGAAAAGGTTGATGTGCCAGATCTCGAAGATAAAAACATGGTTTACCTTTATAATGATGATTCGGGCTATCATTTCATGGACAACGAGACGTATGAGCAGATGGCGCTCACCGAAGACCATATGGGTGATACCCTGGGTTATCTGAAAGAAAACTGCATTGTCGATATCCTGTTCCATAATAAGAAACCCATCGGAGTCGAACTCCCAAATTTTCTTGAGCTTAAAGTTGTCGAAACCGTTCCCGGAGTCAGAGGCAATACGGTAAGCGGGGGGACAAAACCCGCCAAGCTTGAGACAGGCGCGACCATACAGGTTCCTCTCTTTATAAACGAGGGTGATCTTTTAAAGGTTGATACAAGAAACGGGACCTATATCGAGAGAGTGAGCTGA